The Phaseolus vulgaris cultivar G19833 chromosome 10, P. vulgaris v2.0, whole genome shotgun sequence DNA window TGGCCACCACTAGACGAGGTACCGCACGCGCTGCAGGAGaagaaatgtccatgcagcaggtcctggagataatgcggggactgcaggatgatatggcggattcgaagatagaacaagaacgcatgcaggtggatctcgacgcctcgcatgtgaggaacgaagagctccatcgcgttaatgaggagttgcgccggtgTCTGAGGAACAACCAGGGGCAACGCGAGCACGAAGAGACGGAGcatctcaccccaccaagggagttttccactcccttctcgcaggagatcctagatgcggCGATCCCCAACACCTTCGCAGGGCCCAAGGCGATTTTCACTAGaatggaggaccctgagacgcatctcacggcgttccacacacaaATGGTGTTAGTAGGCGGCTCTAACGGTgcaagatgcaagctcttcatgagcactttgacagaaatggccatggattggttcatcagccttcctaacggccatatcacctcttttCAGCAGCTGTCACAGTTGTTCAGAGAGCAATACCTGGCGAACAGGGCCCCGCGGCCAGTCTCCTACGATCTAtttgatgtgaagcaataccaaggggagagtttgaaggagtatatcagCTGTTTCGGGGCCCAAGTGGTAAAAGTGGGCACGTCggaggagcccatgattgtgtacgccTTCAGGAAAGGCGTGTGTCCCGGCCCTTTTTGCGAATCTATTATTC harbors:
- the LOC137816937 gene encoding uncharacterized protein; translated protein: MQVDLDASHVRNEELHRVNEELRRCLRNNQGQREHEETEHLTPPREFSTPFSQEILDAAIPNTFAGPKAIFTRMEDPETHLTAFHTQMVLVGGSNGARCKLFMSTLTEMAMDWFISLPNGHITSFQQLSQLFREQYLANRAPRPVSYDLFDVKQYQGESLKEYISCFGAQVVKVGTSEEPMIVYAFRKGVCPGPFCESIIRNRPRTFAEIRRRAVEHIASE